One Sphingomonas endolithica DNA segment encodes these proteins:
- a CDS encoding RNA degradosome polyphosphate kinase, translating to MTRPAHIAHLTEDDDDQFAASEGSERYFNRELSWLAFNRRVLEEACNPAHPLLERVRFLSISGSNLDEFFMVRVAGLKGQQVQEVDRRSADGLTSGQQLAAIVAEADALIESQRSVWRDLRRQLSETGIDVLGSRTIEEFLTTQEVAWLQNHFREQIFPILTPQALDPAHPFPFMSNKGLAVMFDLVRISDEAPIRELVMLPSQMPRFVRVPGERARFVAVESLVKHFAPLIFPGYNVLGGAEFRVLRDSDLEIEDEAEDLVRYFANAIKRRRRGRVIRLELESGMPPALGAALREELGGEHAFVTESGAFLGVGDLDAIVDEDRPDLKFPAYAPRFPERIREFGGDCFAAIKAKDIVVHHPYETFEVVLAFLKQAANDPDVVAIKQTLYRAGKQPAVINALIAAAEAGKSVTAVVELKARFDEEQNIVWASALERAGVQVVYGFMEWKTHAKISMVVRREGSVYRTYCHFGTGNYHPITAKIYTDISFFTADPRIGQDAAQMFNYITGYVEPEGMELVSLSPRDLRPRLVRLIDDEIANAKGGKPAAIWAKMNSLVDPAVIEKLYEASNAGVEIDLIIRGICCLKPGVPDLSENIRVKSIIGRFLEHSRIWAFGNGQALPNDDAKLFISSADWMPRNFDRRVEYMLPILNRTVHDQILDQVMVANLLDNEQSWDLQADGSYVREQPGERPFNLHRYFMTNPSLSGRGAALKGKSVPKLSFRRGH from the coding sequence ATGACCCGCCCCGCCCATATCGCGCATCTCACCGAGGATGACGACGACCAGTTTGCCGCCAGCGAGGGCAGCGAACGCTATTTCAATCGCGAGCTTTCCTGGCTGGCGTTCAATCGCCGCGTGCTGGAGGAGGCGTGCAATCCTGCGCATCCGCTGCTGGAGCGGGTCCGCTTCCTGTCGATCTCGGGGTCCAACCTCGACGAATTCTTCATGGTGCGTGTGGCCGGCTTGAAGGGCCAGCAGGTCCAGGAAGTCGATCGTCGCTCCGCAGACGGCCTGACCTCGGGCCAGCAGCTCGCCGCGATCGTCGCCGAGGCCGATGCGCTGATCGAGAGTCAACGCTCCGTGTGGCGCGATCTGCGTCGACAGTTGAGTGAAACCGGCATCGACGTGCTGGGATCGCGCACGATCGAAGAATTCCTGACCACGCAGGAAGTCGCCTGGCTGCAGAATCACTTCCGCGAACAGATATTCCCGATCCTGACGCCGCAGGCACTCGATCCCGCGCATCCCTTTCCGTTCATGTCGAACAAGGGGCTGGCGGTGATGTTCGATCTCGTCCGCATCTCGGACGAGGCACCGATCCGCGAACTGGTCATGCTGCCGAGCCAGATGCCGCGCTTCGTACGAGTACCGGGCGAACGCGCGCGGTTCGTCGCGGTCGAATCGCTGGTCAAGCATTTCGCCCCGCTGATCTTCCCCGGCTACAACGTGCTGGGCGGCGCGGAATTCCGCGTGCTGCGCGACAGCGATCTCGAGATCGAGGACGAGGCGGAGGATCTGGTCCGCTACTTCGCCAACGCGATCAAGCGCCGCCGCCGCGGCCGGGTCATTCGGCTGGAACTGGAAAGCGGCATGCCGCCGGCGCTCGGCGCCGCATTGCGCGAGGAACTGGGGGGAGAGCACGCCTTCGTCACCGAAAGCGGTGCCTTCTTGGGCGTCGGCGATCTCGACGCGATCGTCGATGAGGACCGCCCCGATCTGAAATTCCCCGCTTACGCACCACGCTTCCCCGAGCGCATCCGCGAATTCGGCGGCGATTGCTTTGCGGCGATCAAGGCCAAGGACATCGTCGTCCACCATCCCTACGAGACGTTCGAGGTGGTGCTCGCCTTCCTGAAGCAGGCGGCGAACGACCCCGACGTAGTCGCGATCAAGCAGACATTGTACCGCGCGGGCAAGCAGCCGGCGGTGATCAACGCGCTGATCGCGGCGGCCGAGGCGGGCAAGTCGGTGACCGCGGTGGTCGAGCTGAAGGCGCGTTTCGACGAGGAACAGAATATCGTCTGGGCCAGCGCGCTGGAGCGGGCGGGCGTGCAGGTGGTCTACGGCTTCATGGAGTGGAAGACGCACGCCAAGATCTCGATGGTCGTGCGGCGCGAGGGCTCGGTGTACCGCACCTACTGCCATTTCGGGACGGGCAATTATCACCCGATCACCGCCAAAATCTATACCGATATCAGCTTCTTCACCGCCGATCCCCGCATCGGGCAGGATGCCGCGCAGATGTTCAACTACATCACCGGCTATGTCGAGCCGGAGGGGATGGAGTTGGTCAGCCTGTCGCCGCGTGACCTGCGACCGCGGCTCGTCCGTCTGATCGACGACGAGATCGCCAACGCCAAGGGCGGCAAACCCGCGGCGATCTGGGCAAAGATGAATTCGCTGGTCGATCCTGCAGTGATCGAGAAATTGTACGAGGCGAGCAATGCCGGGGTCGAGATCGACCTGATCATCCGCGGCATCTGCTGCCTCAAGCCAGGCGTGCCCGATCTGTCCGAGAACATTCGCGTGAAATCGATCATCGGTCGGTTCCTCGAACACAGCCGGATCTGGGCGTTCGGCAATGGCCAGGCGTTGCCCAATGACGATGCCAAGCTGTTCATCTCCTCGGCGGACTGGATGCCGCGCAATTTCGATCGCCGGGTGGAATATATGCTGCCGATCCTCAACCGCACGGTGCACGACCAGATCCTCGATCAGGTGATGGTCGCCAATCTGCTCGACAATGAACAAAGCTGGGATCTGCAGGCCGATGGCAGCTATGTACGCGAACAGCCCGGCGAGCGGCCGTTCAATCTGCACCGCTATTTCATGACCAATCCCTCGCTATCCGGGCGCGGCGCGGCACTGAAGGGCAAGTCGGTTCCCAAATTGTCGTTCCGGCGCGGTCATTGA